The DNA sequence GGCAGCTGGACAAACCCTCAGCCTCACTGCACTGCAtgcatccatgcatgcatcaaaGTTAGCCTCCTCACATCGatccttttctctttttttccatCTGGATAAGGACATCGGTCCTTTTTTATTCTTTCCTTTGGTGCATTGTGTTGTGGTTTAAAAGAATTTGAGGCACACAATATTACTCCGCGTCTTCGGTAATACTTCTCGAGAATAAAGTGAAACAGTATACACTCAAGGAAAGaacacacacagagagagatAGAGACGTCCCATGCATGTGGCAAGCATGCACTGCTATGTGAATGAAAACTTTAAAAAAAGACTAGTGAAGTGGGTAAATTTGATGGGCTCAAGACGTTGTCGGAGACTGAAATAAATCATTATGTTGTACATATGGTTTCAAGTGTTTTTTCAGATGTTTTTGGAAGTGTTTCAAACGCATGTTTAAGTGTTTTCATTTGTCTTCATTTGTATGTTGCAAGTGTTGCATTTGAATATTTCAAAAGTAGATCGAATGTTGCATCTGAATATTTCAAAAGTAGATCGGGTGTTGCATCTCTCTTCTCGCCTTCTGCTCCCTCGTGTTGTGTCTTATCCTTGCCTTGTGTGCTGCCTTGCATACTTCTTCGAGGGGGGCGTATGGGGGGCCGAGGGGGCGCCAACAAGGGATGGCGGCATGGAGCTCTCCCCTTCTTTGTTACGAGGGTAGGGCAGAGTTACCGCTTTGTTGTTCTAttaggacactcacaatgcagactttatcatagagtctaaagttatttattacctcgaacattgtggacttggagtctaaataagacttggagtcttattttttctacctctttcttcaataaatatgttgccacatcagcaaaataccataaataatatgtaattaagtgtcttggactctgtgatagagtcttgcattgtgagtgcccttactaCGAGCAGCTTGAGATCAGACGCCGGCCCGTTGGTGGGCCACGACGCCAGCCCACGGTTAGTGGAATCATTTAACagtggaaaaagtctactttacgtccctcaactttcgcaaaagtttaattttcatccctgaactctaaaaccgaacaaaatacatccctcaacttttaaaatcgTGCACATTACGTCCTTGACCTGGTTTTGAAAGTGGTTTTgcctttttctttatatttattttggctgaattttttaaaaaatcatagtaaatcacataaaaattataaaatagaaaactcaattttgttggacttcagaacagtagatctacacattgaatatataatatagtatgttctagtataaatttttttgatgcatctttagatctatatttttttgtaattaattagactaattatagctacattttctatggtctaattgtgatgaaatttatatggtgagctaattattctatgtttgAGATATAGTAAAAATTGTATACTCATTGAATCacgtattacttagttatagatttatttaggtttatgcttgttaaattataataaatctataactaagttatacatgatctaatgagtatgaaatttgtatcgtagtttaaacatataataattagtctaacataaaaaaaatcaccacagttggaccatacaaactatagctatgaattattctaattaattatagaaaaacacagatctaaagctacaataaaaattttgtactaaagcatactatattatatgttcactatgtagatctacttatctagagtccaacaaaatcagatttactattttatgaattttatgtgatttactataattttacaaatattcagccaaaataaataaaaataaaaaagacaaaactaccttcaaaaccgctcataaccATGTTAGGGACATAATATGCATGGTTTCAAaaattgagggatgtattttacccAGTTTTGAAGTTCAGGGATGAAAAACAGACTTTTACGAAAGTTGAGGGACCAAAGTGGACTCCTTCCTTTAACAGTTTTTTTGAGTAAACACCTTCCTTTAACAGTTGGCTTGTGCCCACCCACACTGGATGCATCCTTATCACCAGACGTTTTGCAATGTACTAATACTAGAGATTTATACTTTTTATTGATTGTGTAGGTATTACATGAAGTTCTACTATTGGTCTCCTAATAAGATTATAATCGCCATGACTGTATGATGGTGAATTGGTGATCTAGGTAATATATTCCGTGTTCATCTGCGGTGTCTCAACTCTCAACTAAAAACTAGGGGCCTTCTTCTGGAATAAAGAATAAAGCTgtgttttttccttttttttagcaagaagtcaagaacaaaggcTGTTGATGCGATATTCTTTCCTTGAAGACGGGCATTGTCGCCTCTTTAACTTTATATTGTCGTCATTTTTAAGAATGCTGGTGACAGGCAAGAGACTGCATGCGCGCCTCATCAGTATATAAGTACATAGAAACGCGTTGTGCATTAGGCAACAATTCctctccatccatccatccatccatcacttcatcttcttcaggccaatatatataaaaataatctgTTCATCATGGATACGACGGCTGCAATTAGTAGTAAGCCTGGCAAACGAGAAATCAGAGCCACCATTCTTCTTGCAGCGGTGGCCTTCCATGCCCCACTGCTGCTGGTGCTGAGCTCGCGGCAGCGACGCGGCGCCAATCCGGTGGGCCGCTTCTTGCTCTGGAGCGTGTCGGCGGCCTACTTCCCGCTGATGACGTCCGTCCTGTCCTACCTGACCACCTACATCCCGTCCGCCGGCGCCCAGGCCACCGGCGTACTCGTGCTCGTCATCCTCGTCCAGTTCCTCAGGGCCAAGGCCGACATGGCGGCCATGGCCGTGGCTGCGGTGGCCTCGCCGGCGTCCGGCGACGACGACGTCAACAGCCTCAAGATCCGGCCGTCCACGGAGAGCTTCATCAACACCTTCTGGGTGGCTGGCCTTGTCATCTACAACATCATCAGCACCGCCCTGAAGGACCTCAAGTCCAGGGATTCCAACGCAGACGACTTGGAAAACGCCTGGTTGATGATCGAGGTGATGGTGCTCATCTCCCCGCTGTGGGCACTTGGTGCTTGCCGGACGGTGCTCAGGTTCGCCGCCTTCCAGAGGGCGACGGACTCCTTCGCGCTCGGCCGCAACGTGCAGCTCATCGACGGCTACATGCTGCAGCTCCGGGAAGAAGGCGGCTGGTTCGTTGACGGCGGcgagatggcggcggcgggccAGCAGCCCCAGCACCGACTCCCTGATGAAGTACAAGTACCCCCTCTCATCGTGACCGGGGAAAGCAAGAAGGACGTGGAAGAGAGCCCGCTAGGGTACCATGTCAAGCCTTCGTCACTGAAGCAGCAGCAAGGTGCTGAAGCATGGAGGAAGAAGAGTAGTAGGCTGGTCACCTTGGACCGTGTCTGGAAATCAGACAGTGACGACGACAACCGTCGTCCCCTCCAGCCGGAGGACAAGGATCTCTGCCTATCCTTCGCTCTATTCAAGTGCCTGCGCCGGCGGTTCGCCGGTTACCGGCTCGCCGCCGAGGCCGGCTCTACCTGGGCGTTCCGTTTCGTCTGCGACGGGCTGCTGCTCGACCGGAGCAGAAACAAAGACGACTACGAGAGGGTCTTCAGGGTGATCGCCACCGAGCTCTCGTTCGCCAGCGACTTCTTCCACTCGCCTCTCCCCGTCGCGTCCTTGGGCACCACGGCCGCGGCACTCCACTTCGTCTTCTCCCTCATCATCTTGCCCTCGCTTCTGTTGCTAGCATTCGTCCTTCTCGTGATCTACGTAGAGATAGTAGGCTCCTCTTCCAAGCACTACTGCTACCCATTGGAGCTGCTTGCTCTGATTCTGACGCTGACGAACGCCGGCCTCGAGATCTCAGAGATGGTCGCTAGCGTGCGCTCCAACTGGACCAAGATCAGCATAATCGGGCACATCGTTCGGTCCAAACACCACTGCACACGCAGGTTCTTGGCCTGGCTGCTCAGACGATGCAAGACCCCCAAGTTTTGGCACGACAAGATCCAGCAGACGCAGATGCTAAAGACAGACCTCTTCGTCGTGCAGCAGCGGCCATGTGCGTGGAGCCGCCGCCGCTTGAGAGCCAGCAGTAGGCTCAGTAGGCAGCTGCTCTCCCTCGGATGGGGGAGGAACCACCATGACAAGATCAAGGTTCCCCTCGTGGTGAAGAAGGCCATCCTCGAGTCACTGAGGAGCAGCGGCGGCCAGCTGAGCGACGGCACGGCGGCGATAAAGCGACATGCCTTCGCAACTGGCAACGACATCACATGGGCGTGCCGCGACGATGGCGTCGTCACCATCACCGATGCTATCCTTGTCTGGCACATCGCCACCACCCTCTTCGACATGAAATGCCGCTCCTCATCTcctgcttcttctccttctccggCAACGCCGCCCGTGGTGGCTAACGACAGCAGCAAGGCCGTCGTCGCCTGTTGCTTGTCGCGCTACTGCATGCACCTGGTGGCAGAGGCTCCGGAGCTGCTGCCGGACAAGCCTGCCTGGATCACACGCCGCTACGAGGCCGTGAAGAAGCGCATCGAGGAGGCACCAAAGTGCAGCGGCGATGAGTCGTCCGTGTACCAACACCTGGTCGACACtttcagcggcggcggcgggaactCCCACGACGTGCTCATCAACGGCGTGAGGCTTGGAAAGCAGCTGGTGGAGGAGGCTGAAATAAGGCGGCGGCAGAGATCAcaaggaggaggacgaggagcagAGGCCGGAGCCCAAGCTGAAGACGAGGTGTGGGAGCTCCTCTCCGACTTCTGGTCGGAGATGGTGCTCTACCTCGCGCCTTCCGACAATGTCAAGGTCCATATCGAAGCCCTCCAGCGCGGCGGCGAGCTCATCACGCTCCTGTGGGCGCTGCTGCTGCACGCCGGCATCACCAGCAGGCCGGTGGAGTACAATTTCATTGCATGTGTGCGGCTATCGACAGGAGATCCAGACGCCATTGCACACCACTAGCCAATGCAAACGTTCTGCATACGCGCGCGCAAGATGTTTCTGGCTAGATATGAAAAACATGATgttgtttttttcttctttgtgAGACCTGAATAATTACTCTGGTTTTCTAGTTGTTAGtaatgttgtattcaatttgTACACCTGACAAATAACGTTGTATTCAATTTACAGCTTCAAAATGCTGCCCAATATCAATATACAAACTGTATCTTTCTATGCATATATATAACTACTTTTGCAGTTAGATTTGTATGTATAATCCGGCCGGCCACCAACAAAAACAATTTGTTTGAAGAAGACGATCTGAGACGCACCGGGATAACCTTGAGGGTGCGTTGGATCTAGAAGGATAGGTGAAGGTCGTGCACCGAGGACCATAGAACGGGCTGCTCTAGCCCTCTTCCAGACGGCCACCGTGTTCAACCTAGGCAACGGGGAATTTGTCTTCTTTTGGACAGATAGGTGGCTCGATAGAGCAAGTATACAGCCCATCACCCCGACAGTATACATGGCAGTGCGGCCACGCAACCGGAGAGCAACGGTGGTAGAGGCAATGGTCGACCTCACTTTGGGTGTGACACATCAATGGTCCAGTGACAATGCAAATGGTGGTCGAGTTTAGCAGGTTGTGTGACCTCCTCGAGCATGTTCAGCTCCTGCCACAGCCAGAGATAACTTCTCCTGGCACCTGGCGGAGGACCTAAATTACTCGGCAGCGTCCGCCTATGGTGCTATATTCCTTGGCTCATCGCAACCTCTCGGTGCTAAGGAAATCTAGAGGACGGCGGCACCACTGCGGGTACGATTCTTCTTCTGGTTAGTTTTGCATGGTCACTTTTGGATGGTGGAGAGGAGATGCCGCCATGGCCTTCAGCAAGATGATAGTGTGACCAAGATGTAGAGTCCATCGACCACATTTTGCTCTTTTGCTGTTATAGTCATGAGGTGTTGCACAACTGGCTTGCTAGGCTCCAACTGCTTGGTGTTGCTCCCTTAGATGATGACCATGCCATTGCTTGGTGGTTGCGGGTCAAGGAGATGATACCGAAGCCACTCAGAAGAGGTTTTGATTCGTTCTTCTTCCTGATGGGCTGGACTTTATGGAAGGAGTGTAATGCTTAGACTTTTAGTGGCATCGTGACGCTAGCCTCTCAACTAGTGCTGCTGATCCAAGAGGTGGCGAATGCTTGGTGCAAGGTGAGGTTCAGACACCTTGTAGGCCTGTTGGAAGGTTTCTGAACTGCTCACTGCCCGAAACTCTAGTTTGGGTGCATTTTTAGTTTCAGATGTAATCGCGAGAGCACCTCTTtgttgctgttttttttttgcttttcttTGCTCAGATTCGGTAACCACTGTTACTGTTCCCTACCCTGCTAGTGTTTTAAACAAACTCTATTCTGCTTGATGAAAAACGCGCCTACACGGCGtgattgcaaaaaaaaaaacagaagaaGAACGAATTATAGCCACCAAGGAACTCCTTGATCTTTCATTCTCTTTTTAAGTATATTATTTTATTGTTGTTTTGTGTTTATACACTGATGAATACAAAATACTTTGGGGGTGTAGGGATCATTGACACTAGATTGATGAATGAGGCTCTGATTGGTAAATGGGGTGGAGGATATTGATCAGGGCGGATAAAGATGATCTGTGTATACTAAGGAAGGAATATCTAAGTAGACATCAATTCTTCCAAGCTCCCCTGATGCTGGATCACAATTTTGGAAGGGGGCTTTAAAGATTAGAGATATACTAAAGTGGGGATGCTAGGTGAATGTCAGTAATGGTCAAAGCACTAGGTTCTAGGAAGATATGAGTGGGTCAGTTTCCTTTGAAATTAGAGTAACTAGGAGCataccccgcgcgttgctgcggaaaTTGCAGATTAGTAGATTGTGTGTATGATGATACGGGCTATACTTATTTGTCTTGCTGACGTGGACAATCACAGTTGCCATGTGTGCTATTGGATTTTAATTGTATATGTGGTAGTGCATTATTGTATGTTGAGATAAATAGTTATTGAGGTTTTACTTAGTGGATTTTAATTGAATATGGTAGTGCATTGCTTaggtggatagcttgcatgctTAGAGAAATATTTAGTGGGGTTTAggattataagagttatagatttcCTTCTCTATATAAGATTTGTATGGATAGCAATTGTTCGGTGGCAGATTATTGGGAGGGAGATGGATGAATGGTGGAACATGATAGAATGGGAGAGACTGATAGATTTGTTAGACGAATATAGATAGAATGATGAAGAAGATAGCTTTTACTGGATTTGGGATAAATCTGGAACTTATACCACAAGATCCATGTATATGCGTCTAACTTTTAGGCGAATTAATAACAAGAGGATGGTTAAGATGTGGAAGAGTAAACTACCACGAAAAAATTGAAAGTTTTTATGTGGTTGGTCTTTCAGGACAAGCTGCAAACAAGGTGAATCTTAAAAAGAGGAGATGGAAGGGGGATGAAAAATTGCTGCTTGTAGGGTGGTAGAAatgatggatcatattttctttCAGTGTTATGTTGCTAGGGTAATTCGGTTCTGCTTCAAAGAAGCTTTAGGATGGGACTAAGGTCCCAGGTAGTTTTCAGGAGGTAATTCGGTTTCCTAGAGGTTACCTCTATCAAAAAGCCAAATCTATCaaccattcagcagtgtttttctctcacaataaatcagtcaatagtactttctgccatggcttatcagccaaacgaacaagacgTCGACGAACATAGAAATCATCTAGCTTCTTAGTTAGAAGTGTCCTTACCGTTTGAGTAACGAACCATGCACCAGTTTTAAACATGGACGAAGAAAAAATTACCTAGATTATTATACTATTTTTGAGCGATTTGCTATTTTAAATGATGACTAATCATATAATTTGAAACTTATTTTTAGTGGACTTTTAGAGTCATTTCTAAAATAAACATGCAATTAATAAAGATATCGGGTAGCTATCTGTGGTAAAGTTTATTTTGCACCGGAGGTATGTGCTCTCACTCTCCTATCCATTAAATTCGTTTTAAGAAATGTGTAAACATATATCTCAATATGAAACTGTTttaagatgtgtgtttgcacacttgtCAAAACGAATTCAATAAATAATAAAGTGATGACGTATGCCTTAAGGACAAAAAAAACACCTTCGGCTATCTGTGGGCTGGCCAGGATTGGTCCAAGCCCTCGCCAAGAACCCACTGCCTGACCTCATGCCAAGTCATCAGGTAGGTGGCACATGGCGGCGATGAGGACAGCCCTGGTGGCtgcaacaaaaaaatatattaaatattAAAGATACCAAATATATATCTTTAATTTATTTagaatatgattttatgtgctcgATCGTTATCGAGAATACATCGGACCacaatttatttttaaaaaagagCATCATCATAGCCAAGAAAAGCACATAACCAAAAAGACATATAGCTAAGACACCGGATAacctaaataaaacaaaaaataataaataataaacaaCTCTTGTAACGTGAaccactaagagcatctccaacagttggcCATTTGTACTTTGCCATTTGTTGGAAAATGCCAAGTCTCAGAACCATTTGCCAAAGAGAAAAAGAGGAGATCTCCAACAGTTGGTCATTTTTTGAGTTGCCATTCTCCTAAATTGTGGACCCACCGGGATATTCCTTTTTTTCGCGCTCTTGCCGCGATTCCTATCCTTCGCGCGCGCGGGAAATTCTACCGCCAATTCCATCGAGGATTTCATCGGAGATTGCCATCGATCGCCGGTGTACATCGCGGCGGCGCTCTGTCGTCTCGCCCCGTCGTCTCGATCCGTCATCTCGGCCGAAGGCGCATCGCCCCATCGTCTCGTCGTACCGTCGTCTCGGCCGATGAAAAGGACGCGAAGAAAAGGAAATAGTCGCGATGAAAAGGACGTGAAGAAAAGGAAATAGTCACGATGAAAAGGACGCGAAGAAAAGGAAATAGTCGCGCGCGggcgggaaaaaaaaaagagtcgcGGCCGGGAGGGGGTAGGAGGCGACCGAGCGTGGACAAGAAGTCCTGGATTCCCGGGATTCTAAATTTGCCAAACCAAAGAGCCTATGCAAAAATGCCTagtttggtccatcaaatgccaagtttggcaaaatgcataagtcaaatgGCCAACTGTTGGAGAGCAATTTTTATGGTTTTTAGCAAATTCCTAGAATGCATAACCCAAATGgccaactgttggagatgctctaaggccttgtttaggggaGGAGATGAAAAGTTTTCTTTtcctatagcattttcgtttttatttgataattattatttaataatggactaactagactcaaaagattcgtcttataaattacagataaattgtacaattggttgtttttttatctatatttattgttCCATATATGTgctgtaaaatttgatgtgacgagaatcttgaaaagcttttgagtttttgggtgaactaaacaaggcctaaacaaagaTTAAAAAATATATCTCTCCAACTTGATGATGAAGCTCTGGCCACTAAACCAAGAGCACACTGCCTCGTCAGTCTTCACCCACCAAAAAAGAAGTGAGAAAAAGAACAAGAATTATTTGTATTTTATTTCGGACACAGATCGTGCAATGCAAGCGAGAACTGCGCGAGCTGACGAGTGGACGCGCGACGTCAGCAGCCACGCCCGCAACACCAAAGCATGACCGTTGACCGACTGAACCAAGTCTTTcttctcgcaaaaaaaaaaagtctttcttgtttttaatttcttttttccCCCGAATATATCCATCCAAGTGCTCATAATATACCATGCTTCGTAGCTAAGTTTCGATACTTCTCGTGCTTTTTTTTAATCGATCGAATCGATTGCTAGCCTGCTGACGTCAATTTGTTGACAAATCGGACAACAAAATCAAATCCCTCTATTATTAACTagtattttattattataattatttaataatttgataaaaaaaaagtgGCTTTTAGGAATGGCCGTCCGGTTAATTAGGACAAAAGGATCCCAATCGAACGCGGCTACAGCCTACGATTAGTGATTAGCCCAAAGCGCTCTCCAAGAGTCCACTAGCCTGGCCTAGTGCAGcccggggcggcggcggcggcgcggcatggcatcaggcggcggcggcggtgttgGTGTGTGCAACAAGAGATACCGACGATcggacggcgacgacgacgacggcgagacGAGCGGCCGCAACAAGAGATGCGGCGTCGGCCCAAGCTCGGGGCCCAACGACGACGGCGAGAGCGGCGACTTCTTCGACGGTTGGCATGCTGCTGACGacgacggcgccggcggcggcgaggattACATGTACGGGTACGACGAGGATGAGGACGAAGCCGATCAATCAGCAGAGGGCGACGCCGCCGACGCCTCGGCGAGCGACGACACGGAGCAGAGGTACGTGGTCCTCACCGAGTCCGACGTCCGCGCGCGGCAGGAGGCGGACACGGCCAAGGTCGCCGAGGTGCTCTCCATC is a window from the Sorghum bicolor cultivar BTx623 chromosome 5, Sorghum_bicolor_NCBIv3, whole genome shotgun sequence genome containing:
- the LOC8070211 gene encoding uncharacterized protein LOC8070211 codes for the protein MDTTAAISSKPGKREIRATILLAAVAFHAPLLLVLSSRQRRGANPVGRFLLWSVSAAYFPLMTSVLSYLTTYIPSAGAQATGVLVLVILVQFLRAKADMAAMAVAAVASPASGDDDVNSLKIRPSTESFINTFWVAGLVIYNIISTALKDLKSRDSNADDLENAWLMIEVMVLISPLWALGACRTVLRFAAFQRATDSFALGRNVQLIDGYMLQLREEGGWFVDGGEMAAAGQQPQHRLPDEVQVPPLIVTGESKKDVEESPLGYHVKPSSLKQQQGAEAWRKKSSRLVTLDRVWKSDSDDDNRRPLQPEDKDLCLSFALFKCLRRRFAGYRLAAEAGSTWAFRFVCDGLLLDRSRNKDDYERVFRVIATELSFASDFFHSPLPVASLGTTAAALHFVFSLIILPSLLLLAFVLLVIYVEIVGSSSKHYCYPLELLALILTLTNAGLEISEMVASVRSNWTKISIIGHIVRSKHHCTRRFLAWLLRRCKTPKFWHDKIQQTQMLKTDLFVVQQRPCAWSRRRLRASSRLSRQLLSLGWGRNHHDKIKVPLVVKKAILESLRSSGGQLSDGTAAIKRHAFATGNDITWACRDDGVVTITDAILVWHIATTLFDMKCRSSSPASSPSPATPPVVANDSSKAVVACCLSRYCMHLVAEAPELLPDKPAWITRRYEAVKKRIEEAPKCSGDESSVYQHLVDTFSGGGGNSHDVLINGVRLGKQLVEEAEIRRRQRSQGGGRGAEAGAQAEDEVWELLSDFWSEMVLYLAPSDNVKVHIEALQRGGELITLLWALLLHAGITSRPVEYNFIACVRLSTGDPDAIAHH